gcctttgttcaatactttgttgatgcacctttggcagcaattacagcctcaagtctttttgaatatgatgccacaagcttggcacacctgtctttgggaatttttgcccattcctctttgcagtacctctcaagctctatcagattggatgggatggtgtacagccattttctgatgtagatgtgatttttcaggttttttatttttaataaatttgcaacaatttcaaaaaatcttttttcacatcgtcattatggggtattgtgtgtagaattttgaggaaataatttaatccattttggaataaggctgtaacatatacacacacatatacatatatacacatatatatatatatatatatatatatatatatatatatatatatatatatatatatatatatatatatatatacacatatacatatatacacataaatatatacacatacatacatacacacacacacacacacatatacatatatacatatatatatacatatatatatatatacacacacacatatacatatacatatatatatacatacatacatacatacatacatacatacatacatatatatatatatatatatatatatatatatatacatacatatatatatattatacatacatatacatatatatatatatattatacatacatatacatacatatatatacatatatatacatacatatatatacatacatatatatacatatatatacatacatatatatacatacatatatatacatacatatatatacatatatatatatatatatatatacacacacacacatatatatacacacatatatatatatatatatatatatacgtacatatatatacacataaatacatacagtatgtgtaaACCTTTATTACTGATTATCAGAAATATCATACAAACGCAAACATTTATTAAGCAGGATAAATTGATGTAATTATCTCACCTCTATAGGAAGTCCCTTGAAGGCTGTAACAAAATGATCTGCTGCTGTGGAAATGCCCACTAAGGCTTTTGTCTTCTCTGGGCGAGCGATGGCGGCCAAAAGCATAAGCCAGCCACCCATACTGGAGCCCACCAGGATCTAAGAGACAATCAACTACagtacttaaagggacagttcacctgaaCATGAAAAGTTGCTGTTAATTTAACACTCAACACAGTACTGAAGAAGATTGTTAATTGAAACTGTGGTCTTTGGCGATTCATAAAATGTCAGTCAGTGGCTAACATTatactttgagagtcaaaaacagCATACACAGGCAAAACTTAATTAAATACCCTTGGCTTCTGATGTACATTGAGGTTTTGTGAAGCAAAATTTGTATCAAAGATAATAATTATGTACAGTATAggatgttcagtttcttgcactgatacacatgttttttttgtacttttaaagtACTTGCAGTGAAGGTCATTTATTGGAGTCACCAAAGACCATGGTTTCAGTTTCTCAGTTTTCTACTTAAGAAGAAGCCTACCTCATGAATGACATAAGGGTTAGTACTTTAAAAGCTAATTGTAATTTCTGGATGAACTGCTCCTTTCAACTAATGACAGTTTTCAATGCCTTAATTAAAAATAGTACTGACATCTAGTGgtcatcttttaaaaatattctgaATTGAGTACATAAACATAtaataacacaaaatatttcagatgATTAAAAAAACTATGTGTTGCCTGGTTCTAATTTCTGTCTGGTGTCTGTGTAGTTTAGATTCAGAAGGTACTGGAAAGCCTTTGTAATTTTACCTGAGGACCTTCAGCAAGTTCATCCAACATGAACAGAACGTCTTTTTTCCAAGTCCCAATTGTGCCTTCAGAAAATACACCCTCAGAAGCGCCATGACCAGAGTAATCGAACCTGTGAATCCACATAAATTGATCTGAGATTGGTGTGAACTTTCACTTAAAGCAGAGATACCCAAACTAGGGATAACGTTTGATTTTGCCCTatatcccatctgagaagagagggaaaaTGATGGAGAATTTTAGGGGGAATGCttttaacagagattgtcattttcttttatttaattaactttttattgattttacgcACGAGTGGTCACAGCATCTTTACAAGAGATTGTCCtttctaatttagtttttttaactgtTGAGATACAAATCACAAACtggaattaaatgtttcaattaaatgttgtgaatgaatcagataaaaaaagtgaataaataaatacagccatTTGATGGATAGCATACAATGAAGAAGACATCAGCAAGCGAATCAAGGCtaagtgtattttttattgttataaatgggattggttatgtttttcattttaagatttttattttaagatttttattacaattaagtattttaattgtaataaattatagtattaaattatattatataataaattatataatgaattctaataataaattatgaaattacattgaCAACTGCCCAGTTTGGGATATTTACCTctggcccaccaccctcaatcaagtttagtttttggcaCTTGTTTCATTATTATAACTAATGTAATCCATTACAAATTACTACCCATTATGGGCATCACTAAACATAAAACCCATAAAACCCTAAAACCCAACGGctagaaaaattaaatatttaaagccaaagtaaaatgaaaatctacttttTCCCCCAACCAGATTCAGCTCCATTttctaaatgtatgtttttcaTTATTGCATACGTTTTGTTTACTAATACAAATGAAATTTGAATGAATAACATAGCAATGTTTTAACCTAATTATATGTAACGTTTAATCAAAATATATCATTATTGAATTTTCCAGTGACAATGTTTCTCTATTAAATGATGCCTACTAGTGGTCAaaagtttaaaaattattaatgtttttaaaagtctctAATGATTACCAAAGCTGCATGTTTTTGTCAAAAACAGAATCCTAAAAGTTATCAGAGCAGCATATTAGTATGATTTCGGAAATATCAGTAGACTGGAATGATAATGCTAAAAATTTGGCTTTGCCTTTATaggaataaactacattttaaaataaactacaacACTAGAAGAATATCTCACATCCTTTTCATCATATTATAACAGCATAATTTaacaattgtcaataatttaGCAACTGAAGTAATTTAACAATAAAAGATTAATGTCTTGTGCTTGAAATGCATTTTACAATTTCAGATTGTACCAGAAGAAAGCCAATCAATGGTGAAACAACTGTGGCCATTTGTTTGGTTGTAGCTCCTGGATTGCCCTGAATCACATTGTGAGAAAGCTTTAAAAACAGCTGTGGATACAGTTTTGTGATCGAAGAAGCCAAAGCCTATAAAATGTTCTAGCCGTGTCAAATTACTGCCTTTTTTCCTAATGAAAAGCAACATGAATTGTCACGTTAATGAATGTCACATGGTGCCAAAACGTAAATACCACAAAGCCAAATGAAGGTCTGTAACCGAGGTCTACCATAACCAGTCAATTCAATCAAAGAGCAATTCGTCTCGCTCTATTAGTTTAGCACTAGCACGTGCAGATGATGACGTTTGATTCTTCCCAACTAACTTATGTTGAAGACTAAGACTCAATGGGTTCCATTTTCATAGTCTAGAGTGTGATTAGTAATGATCTTGTAAGATTAAGAGCTTGAGtttcaatttaaaaagaaaatctcaTTGTCTGTACAAAAAGCTCATGATATTGCTCAATTGATTATTGACCTAGAAAAAGCACAGAATATGGAATCATTTTAACGCAACATCTGATCATTCTAAAGCATTGATGTATTTATGTACTCTCAgtcttacatttttaaacttcATTGCACATTGATACCTGAATATGACACAAACCTTAGGTAGGCATGACCCAGTGACTTGCAGAACTCCTCCAGGGCTTCTGCCTTCGGGCCGCTCATGTTGGATCCATAACCAGGGAGGAACACAACACCAGGACTCTTTCCCTTCACTCTGCGATACGCCAGCTTTGGAAGATCTGGACGTGATATGTACTGTATTGTAGATTTCTGTCTAACACCTGCAGATAAACACAACAGCATGTCAGCTGGGCATTGTCCCTGCATTTTGTTTTAAACCTGTGTTATCATTCAAAAGTCTGTAAGATTTtcctacactctcaaaaataaagctacgacagctgtcactggggtggtaccttttcaaagtgTACGCATTTGTAACTAAAGGGTCctttattaatacctcaaggctacatattagtacctaaaaagtgcaAAAGTGTACGTCTTGAAATTTTGTGGTAGtaatatatacctttgaggtaccaatatggaccctttacaGTACAAATgcgtaccaccccagtgacagctctcatacatacctttatttttgagtgtgtagGACTACAGTTAAAAAGTAACATTGTATACTACAAGATAGCTGTATTGACATTCAATAACTATTTTCcattgtaaaatgtaacattcttAAGATAGAAaaactaaagctttaaaaataaaagcaagaaAATTAACAGAACAATCCTGAAAATGATCAGAAATCATGTTAATATGCTGATTAATgcaattaataaaactattgtgACACTTAAAATTCTAGTGACAGAGTCTATATTtgtttagaacaggggtgcccaaacttttttgtggTGATGGggcaaaaaacaaacttgattgagagctgtgggccaaaAGTAAacataccaaactgtattacattcaCGTTTTCATGAgtgatttcctcatttatttcctaatatataaaaataactacaaaacattgctttaaattatattaactaacgcagaatatttataaaaatgataataaacttattacagtaaaaacatgatCAACACAATAGAGTtaaatgctgaatacactaagctgcacctgcctttggcttgatttgctcaccgatgtcttgtgcattgcctGATATCGGTCTAGTgagagtatttacattttaaacaatcagattcatttacacaACAAACAAATGTTACATAAAATTTTGAAATGACAAACTCTGTCAAAGATAATCCTCCATTCTTCCTCTGttctcaaatgggatggtgggccaaatcaaacaGCAAGACCCAACTTTGgaccgcaggccctagtttgggcatctctggtttagaaTGTATTTGAAAGCATTTCAACcgcattttacatttaatttattgcatttgaatatAAGTAATGCTAACTGAGGAACAGTTGTTtgcaggggcggacttaaccaataagcaatgCAAGCAGCTGCTTAGGACcctgaccaatgccaagaagcctatattaatcatccTATAGCTCTTCaattatatgttgtaaaatcGGTCTATAACCAGTAAGATTTTCGCGTTATTACTTCTTTTATAAAACCGTGGCGCCTCTTGAATAGTGGAACGTTCCTTCTCTTacagcacatgcaaatattaaaatctaatcacaagaATGGCCACATGGCTTGtgagcttgtttttttatttgctaatttattgtAGTTAATTTACATTAGGAAGGTtccacttaaaaatatatttttaacatatagTTTATTTACAAAGTAAAACCATGAATctatagagaaaaaaaatatctatatagaAAGAGTGTTTTAAGTttcaatgctagggccccatacctggaattgcttatggcgcccaaatcactaagtccaccCCTGGTTGTTTGTATATTCCCATATAATCGGACattttccttaataatataatttcagaaaagtattctttgacaattctaaatagggaaatcatataagCAGCCAACGACTATCCATTGTTCACAGTCGATTAAAtggtgttaatgttgttttgaagtcatcaTAGTCATCATTTCAGACTTaacattcaaagtagcgtggtaaacaatataaatacCGTGTCACATGTTGTCACTGCtcaaaaaatgaacgaatgtgcacatataaaaccaactttaacgtTACCTCAATGTTGTGCTTTGGTTTCTTTACTTTTCAACTTATAATAAGCTCAATTTCACTCTTAACTGAGTCGAAAACATTACATGACATAAAAACGACTTGAAACACgtgtaaacaatttaaaaaacgaTATTTTCCGTAATTATATCTACAGTTTTAAGCAAAAATATGCAACGCTATTCAGACCCCTCAGGCGTCTTAATGCCACACCCCCTTATTTTAGCTAGTTTTTATCAAGCGTGGTTTTCTAGCATGTTTTCTAGTATACTTGAACTGACCCTGGAAAACCTTGAACCCGACAGTGCCAACAGTTCCATTGCCCGAGTTGTGTAAAAGTCCTCTCCAACAATGCTTGAGTACCACCGCTGCCATGCTGTTTCACCACCCACCCCAGAAATAACGCGAGAGTACGCGGGGTTGCCAAGTTATGAAACGCTTATGAAATCCCCCATTGCTGGAGTTTTGTCATGTTGCCAAATACTTGCCATATTACTATTTTAACCCTCACTTTCTTTGAGTAACACACAGATAAATAGAAGACAAAAAAGACGTAGAAAAGCAATTCAAAAAGAGTAATAGCctattaaaatctaaagtataACATAAGGATAAGGATAAGGATAATAATTTAGCAGCTGCAAAATTCGTCAGAAGAGTCTGTCAGATTCCTGGCTGAAAGATGTCAGTGAATCTGTTTTTAGCTTTTGATACAGTTCAGTTACCACCCTGATTAAAGAGATTCTGAAACTGTTATAATGGTTTCCACtacaaataacattttaagaTGTGTGCTTTTATTTAATACCTTAACTAAATAAAGAAACCGGAATCCGCCCTTGGCTGTATTTCATAGAGTTTTGTTTAGGACCCTCTTTTGAAATTTTGTCCAAGGAATGATTAGATTAATACATTACTACACAAGGTATCTTGATGGGTTCTGCAAATGAAGCCAATGTCCACTCCActgaagaaaattaatgaaatacacttttattaataaaataaatcatgtgaaaaagagaataaaacaattacaagaacaaaacaaaatcctttactttattttatactttacTTTATAGAGGGCCTAAGACATTCAGTATATATAAGTCTCCGCTGGTGCATGCTGTAGTCTATACAGTATTCATGATGTTACTGCTGATAAACTTGGGAATTGCTATATCAGGAGAGCTTGTAGTACATCTCTAAACATGTAAATCAACATTTCGGCAGTCTATCAGGGTTATCCAGCCCTGAAGTCATATTTTTTTAGCTGGCTAAGGATTCTTTTGGAGGTAACGTTTACACTTCCTCCAGGTTGCGATTGTAGCAATTGGTTAGAACTGTTATCTGGACTGCCCTTATGACCCACTTCAGTAGCCTTAGCTGTCTTTGATCTCTTCGAACTGTCTGTCGAAGGCGCCTCTCTCGCTTCGTCTCATTGCTAACAGCTGTCTGTAAGCATTGGAACATCAGAATATACAGTATAAGGTCTTTTACAATTAATTTCAATAAACCAACCAGACACCACAAATGTTAAAGCCTTACATTTTAACAGTATCTGGGGTGTTTTGTGACATTCTGTGTGGTGTTTTTAACATGACACAACAGGTAACACAAAATACAACTCCTGTTATAAtcataaaaacattacaatttaaTGTGGGGGGTTTATTTCTCATTTCAGCAGTCAAAACTCTTTtactttgtgttttttaaaggtcaCCTTATTGTAGCTAAATGCAAATTGAAAAAGTGGTTAAAATGTCATAAATTTCCTTTTTCTTATAGGCCTGGAAATCAAAAACTTGAGGACACATTTATGTTTCTGAAGATTACTGAAGtacatatttcaacaaaataaataaacattcattcattcattttctttcggcttagtccctttattcatcaggggtcgccacagtggaatgaaccaccaatgcATCTAGaataggttttacacagcagatgcccttccaaaagcaacccagtattgggaagcacccatacacactcacatggctcactcacacacattacggccaaattagtttattcaattcacctgtaccgcatgtctttggactatgaggaaaacccgagcacccagaggaaacccacgcaaacacagggagaacatgcaaactccacacagaaatgccaacataccagtcgagactcaaaccagcgtccttcttgctgtgaggcaacagtgctaatcactgagccactgtgtcaccccacaTCGTtcaagaaaaaaagtttttgtttatttttttgttgaaaatataaagagctaaaggaaaaaaagaaatgagCAATATAAAGAGAATTGTGTGTATTGGTCATTTTAGTACATCACAGACTAGCATCGTGTTTCTCAACATTTTAACAACATCATagaaagtgtttcatattcaaacCTTTACATTTCCAAACTTATGAAATACAAGACATAACTGCAGTAGGGGggacatttagaaaataaaaatgtaattttcatgtataaacacacagacactcacactcacacagacacacacacacacacacgcacacacgcacacacgcacgcaccacgcacacacacacacacacacacacacacacacacacacatacccgtTTGTCGGGATAGAGGGACAATTTTTGATATTTAGCAGAAATCAGACTGGGCATAGGGTTATGGGGACACTGGGTTCCAGTGGTGCTAGAGCTACAAAAACATAtcaaaaatcatgaaaaaaatcAGCGAACCTATACACGACTTAAAATTAAAAGATTTTCTTATAACAACCGAGATATAAAAAAGGGATTTTTTTCAGACTTTTTGGTGGGTTGTAAAGACTTTTCTGTAACACTGTTTATAAGGACAGTGTGGTGTATAAGGTCAGTGATgtcatcatacacacacaaagtatAACCTGGTTTGAAAGGACACATGGTGTGTAAGGCCGcttcaccatacacacacacaaagtataaCCTGGTTTGAAAGGACACATGGTGTGCAGGGCCActtcaccatacacacacacaaagtatagCCTGGTTTGAAAGGACACATGGTGTGTAAGGCCGcttcaccatacacacacacaaagtataaCCTGGTTTGAAAGGACACATGGTGTGTAAGGCCGcttcaccatacacacacaccaagtaTAACCTGGTTTGAAAGGACACATGGTGTGTAAGGCCGcttcaacatacacacacaccaagtaTAACCTGGTTTGAAAGGACACATGGTGTGTAAGGCCAgttcaccatacacacacaccaagtaTAACCTGGTTTGAAAGGACACATGGTGTGTAAGGCCAgttcaccatacacacacaccaagtaTAACCTGGTTTGAAAGGACACATGGTGTGTAAGGCCAgttcaccatacacacacaccaagtaTAACCTGGTTTGAAAGGACACATGGTGTGTAAGGCCAgttcaccatacacacacaccaagtaTAACCTGGTTTGAAAGGACACATGGTGTGTAAGGCCAGTTCACCATACACGTAAggcagacaataataataataataataataataataataataataataataataaattcattaagaTGTCATTTTTGCTTTCTCCATTGACTGCTGTTGTGCAATTAAATTTAGTGCATAAGTTGTACATAACTCTTCATATCAGTAAATACGTTGCAGTTAAATGTACAtaaggagaaaaaaaactctACATTTCTCCATCTAGAAAATATCAGTATCTCCTATCAAATTCTGTCAGGCTGAATTCTGTATACTTCTGTCAAAAGTTTACAGTAAAACACAGCTTTAATCTGATGGTATTTACAGGCTGTAGGTTGGCCAACACTCATTAAAACATCCACAAGGACAAACTCAACCCCACCAGCGCATGCA
This window of the Danio aesculapii chromosome 24, fDanAes4.1, whole genome shotgun sequence genome carries:
- the abhd10b gene encoding abhydrolase domain containing 10, depalmitoylase b gives rise to the protein MAAVVLKHCWRGLLHNSGNGTVGTVGFKVFQGVRQKSTIQYISRPDLPKLAYRRVKGKSPGVVFLPGYGSNMSGPKAEALEEFCKSLGHAYLRFDYSGHGASEGVFSEGTIGTWKKDVLFMLDELAEGPQILVGSSMGGWLMLLAAIARPEKTKALVGISTAADHFVTAFKGLPIEVRKECEDKGIWTIPTKSNQEGIYTVNMDFLQEAENHCILQSPIPITCPVRLIHGLKDEDVPWHISMQVADRVLSPDVDIILRRHGQHHMTEKDDIKLIVYTIDDLIDKLTTMV